In Candidatus Aegiribacteria sp., a single window of DNA contains:
- a CDS encoding TrkA family potassium uptake protein, with translation MKSQKFAVIGLGSFGYSMATKLEDLGAEVLAIDISERLVQEISNSVSAAVAFDCTDENILEAHGLANMDLVIVAIGEDFGSNVLVTKILKDMGLKVHSRATSKREARILQAVGADHIYTPEQTQGVTEARRLTLQGVESYIPLSGGIVFAHVEVKEAMVGRMLRDLDIRRVFGLNIAYIGRMTDDGRKYRIPRPDDVFREDDHIFIMGTQEDIKRYLQS, from the coding sequence TGGGTTCGTTTGGATACAGCATGGCGACAAAGCTTGAAGATCTTGGTGCGGAAGTACTTGCAATCGATATTAGCGAACGTCTTGTACAGGAGATCAGTAATTCAGTCTCTGCAGCAGTAGCTTTTGACTGCACCGATGAGAATATTCTAGAAGCACATGGTCTGGCGAACATGGATCTTGTAATCGTTGCAATAGGAGAAGATTTCGGCTCTAATGTTCTTGTAACGAAAATACTCAAGGATATGGGTTTGAAGGTTCACAGCAGAGCCACAAGCAAACGTGAAGCACGCATTTTGCAGGCGGTTGGGGCTGATCATATCTACACTCCGGAACAGACGCAGGGTGTCACCGAAGCAAGGCGACTCACTCTGCAGGGTGTAGAATCCTACATACCCCTCTCAGGCGGAATTGTCTTCGCGCATGTGGAAGTCAAGGAAGCGATGGTTGGCCGGATGCTCAGAGACCTGGATATTCGCCGGGTCTTCGGTCTGAATATCGCGTACATCGGAAGAATGACGGATGATGGCAGGAAGTACAGGATTCCCAGACCGGATGATGTCTTCAGAGAAGATGATCACATATTCATCATGGGCACTCAGGAGGATATCAAGCGCTACCTTCAGAGCTGA
- the lepB gene encoding signal peptidase I, whose amino-acid sequence MNFDKIRDWILQLSLALIIFFGFLRPFVIEAFRIPTPSMEGTMLVGDHLLVMKVEEGQRIPWTDEMEPLFHNYRGNSHGLLMPATGNPEAGEILVFKCPATGKDFIKRTVAVAGDTVRVSGDTLYVNGQPSPEWALCYQDEFEPSPIDQAWPDCIDELYGRIRDLAYWEIRNNCIITEDGLLAYVVPEDHVFMMGDNRDHSSDSRVWGALPLDLIKGEALLTYWSWTPGDGLPKFDRVARLIR is encoded by the coding sequence TTGAATTTCGATAAGATCAGGGACTGGATACTGCAGCTGTCATTGGCGCTGATAATATTTTTTGGATTCCTGAGACCATTTGTTATAGAGGCATTCAGGATTCCCACACCCAGTATGGAAGGAACCATGCTTGTGGGAGATCATCTTCTTGTTATGAAAGTAGAAGAGGGACAGCGAATCCCATGGACCGATGAGATGGAACCACTTTTTCATAATTACAGGGGAAATTCTCATGGGTTGCTCATGCCTGCGACAGGTAACCCGGAAGCCGGAGAGATACTTGTGTTCAAATGCCCTGCGACTGGAAAGGATTTCATTAAGCGGACTGTAGCTGTGGCAGGTGATACCGTCAGGGTGAGTGGAGATACATTATACGTAAACGGTCAGCCATCTCCGGAATGGGCGTTATGCTATCAGGATGAATTCGAACCAAGTCCTATTGATCAGGCATGGCCTGACTGTATCGATGAACTGTATGGAAGAATTCGCGATCTTGCATACTGGGAGATTAGAAATAACTGTATTATTACCGAAGACGGTCTTCTGGCTTATGTCGTTCCCGAAGATCATGTATTCATGATGGGGGATAACCGGGATCACAGCAGCGACAGCAGGGTCTGGGGGGCATTACCGCTTGATCTGATTAAAGGTGAAGCTCTTCTGACTTACTGGTCATGGACACCTGGCGATGGTCTTCCAAAGTTTGACAGAGTAGCGAGGCTTATCAGGTGA